One part of the Lycium ferocissimum isolate CSIRO_LF1 chromosome 8, AGI_CSIRO_Lferr_CH_V1, whole genome shotgun sequence genome encodes these proteins:
- the LOC132066338 gene encoding uncharacterized protein LOC132066338 produces MDSYCLGNPKAKFHPFSPPSSFLAPIFRISSVQPLHNEESRKFSKLKCAKGPSVSKLELEINQDDMDMEKELIEMRRMEDKCKGISGGIVELLECLEREAIMGEDEGKEPTDYNRRAQIFDKSSKVFQALRERDMASSI; encoded by the coding sequence ATGGATTCTTATTGTCTTGGTAACCCCAAAGCTAAATTTCACCCTTTTTCTCCACCTTCTAGTTTCCTTGCACCAATTTTCAGAATTTCTTCAGTTCAACCTTTGCACAACGAAGAATCACGTAAATTTTCCAAGTTGAAGTGTGCAAAGGGACCCTCAGTTTCTAAGTTGGAGTTGGAAATAAATCAGgatgatatggatatggaaaaagAATTGATCGAAATGAGGAGAATGGAGGACAAGTGTAAAGGGATAAGTGGTGGAATAGTTGAATTGTTGGAGTGTTTGGAAAGAGAAGCAATTATGGGTGAGGATGAGGGCAAAGAACCAACAGATTATAATAGGAGGGCTCAGATATTTGACAAGAGTTCTAAAGTTTTTCAAGCTCTTAGAGAGAGAGATATGGCTAGTAGCATATAG
- the LOC132068411 gene encoding uncharacterized protein LOC132068411 yields MFNFLKGVVSGSGTGLKDLPYNIGEPYSSAWGSWIHYRGTSKDDGTPVSIFALSGNSTTDGHLAAGRNGVKRLRTVRHPNILSFLHSTEAENVDGSTTKVTIYIVTEPVMPLSEKLKELGLKGTQRDEYYAWGLHRIAKAVSFLNNDCKLVHGNVCLASVVVTQTLDWKLHAFDVLSEFDGHNESSVGPMLQYDWLIGAQYKSMELLKSDWTTIRKSPPWTIDSWGLGCLIYELFSGTKLSKQEELRNTASIPKSLLPDYQRLLSSMPARRLNSSKLLENSEYFQNKLVETIQFMEILNLKDSVEKDAFFRKLPNLVEQLPREIVLKKLLPLLASSLEFGSAAAPALTALLKMGSWLSTDEFSVKVLPTIVKLFASNDRSIRVGLLQHIDQYGESLSAKIVDEQVYAHVATGFSDTSAFLRELTLKSMLVLAPKLSHRTISGSLLKYLSKLQVDEEPAIRTNTTILLGNIAGYLNEGTRKRVLINALTVRALRDTFAPARAAGIMALSATSSYYDVTEIATRILPNIVVFTIDPDSDVQSKAFEAVDQFLQLVKQHHEKTSTGDTSTTSMGTSSIPGNASLLGWAMSSLTLKGGKSSEQGPYAPATSNMPPTSAVPDSSPIADSSSITPIHVSSGIDTTDQPVPVSPTSNDGWGELDNGILEGHDNDNDGWDDIEPSPSLANIQAAQRRPVSQPKSQVSRGSITTKVSKNEDEDLWGSVPASAPAPRATSQPSTTRASRTVDDDDPWGAIAAPAPSSKPLNVKKSGALDDSDPWAAIAAPVPTTKVRPSVGRGRGNKPAVPKLGAHKINRTSSGM; encoded by the exons atgtttaatttcttaaaaGGTGTCGTTAGTGGATCTGGTACAGGTCTTAAAGATCTACCGTATAATATTGGTGAACCTTATTCCTCTGCTTGGGGCTCTTGGATACACTACCGTGGTACCTCAAAG GATGATGGGACTCCTGTGTCAATATTTGCTCTCTCAGGAAATAGCACAACTGATGGACATCTAGCTGCTGGTCGGAATGGAGTCAAGAGACTTCGTACA gttAGGCATCCGAATATTTTGTCATTTCTTCACAGCACTGAAGCTGAAAATGTTGATGGTTCTACTACTAAGGTTACCATCTATATTGTTACTGAACCTGTCATGCCACTCTCTGAAAAGCTGAAGGAATTAGGATTAAAAGGTACCCAGAG GGACGAATATTATGCCTGGGGGTTGCATCGAATAGCCAAAGCTGTGAGCTTCTTAAATAACGACTGCAAACTT GTTCATGGAAATGTTTGCCTGGCTAGTGTTGTTGTTACACAAACTCTGGACTGGAAATTGCACGCCTTTGATGTTCTTTCTGAGTTTGATGGACACAATGAATCTTCTGTTGGACCAATGCTG CAATATGATTGGCTTATTGGTGCACAATACAAATCAATGGAACTGCTGAAGTCTGACTGGACGACAATCAGAAAATCTCCACCTTGGACTATAGATTCTTGGGGTTTGG GCTGTCTTATCTATGAACTGTTTTCTGGTACCAAATTGAGCAAACAAGAGGAACTGCGCAATACTGCTTCTATTCCAAAG TCTCTACTTCCAGATTATCAGCGTCTCTTGAGCTCTATGCCCGCTCGCAGGTTGAATTCATCAAAGCTTCTTGAAAATAGTG AATATTTCCAAAATAAGTTGGTGGAGACCATTCAATTCATGGAAATACTTAATCTTAAGGATAGTGTAGAAAAAGACGCTTTCTTCCGTAAGCTTCCAAATCTAGTAGAGCAACTTCCTCGCGAAATTGTGCTGAAGAAG TTGCTTCCTTTGTTAGCTTCTTCATTAGAATTTGGTTCAGCTGCTGCTCCTGCTTTAACGGCTTTGTTGAAAATGGGTTCTTGGCTTTCAACAGATGAGTTCAGTGTGAAG GTACTGCCTACAATCGTAAAACTTTTTGCTTCCAATGATCGGTCCATCCGAGTGGGTCTTCTGCAGCATATTGATCAATATGGGGAGTCCTTATCTGCCAAAATTGTTGATGAGCAG GTTTATGCTCATGTGGCTACTGGGTTCTCTGACACATCTGCTTTTCTTCGGGAGTTGACACTTAAATCTATGCTTGTATTGGCTCCTAAG CTCTCACATCGCACTATATCAGGATCTTTGTTGAAATATCTCTCGAAGCTACAG GTTGATGAAGAACCGGCAATTAGAACAAACACTACTATATTGCTTGGAAATATTGCCGGTTACCTCAATGAGGGG ACAAGGAAAAGGGTGCTAATAAATGCACTCACTGTTCGTGCTTTGCGTGATACATTTGCACCTGCCCGAGCAGCAG GTATCATGGCTTTGTCTGCTACCAGCTCTTACTATGACGTGACTGAGATTGCAACCCGCATTTTACCCAACATTGTTGTATTTACCATTGATCCAGACAG TGATGTTCAATCAAAAGCATTCGAAGCAGTTGATCAATTTTTGCAATTAGTCAAGCAGCACCATGAGAAG ACTAGCACTGGAGATACCAGCACCACAAGCATGGGAACTTCATCAATTCCTGGAAATGCAAGTTTGCTAGG TTGGGCTATGAGCTCACTGACCCTTAAAGGCGGTAAATCCTCTGAGCAGGGTCCATATGCTCCAGCTACCTCAAACATGCCTCCTACTTCTGCAGTCCCTGATTCTAGTCCAA TTGCAGATAGTTCGAGTATAACGCCAATTCATGTTAGTTCCGGCATAGATACGACAGATCAGCCTGTGCCAGTATCCCCAACATCAAATGATGGATGGGGAGAACTTGATAATGGAATTCTTGAAGGTCATGACAATGACAATGATGGTTGGGATGACATCGAGCCGTCTCCCTCTCTAGCAAATATCCAAGCTGCTCAAAGACGTCCTGTCTCTCAACCAAAATCACAAG TTTCGCGAGGAAGCATCACAACGAAGGTAAGCAAAAATGAAGATGAGGACCTGTGGGGATCTGTTCCTGCTTCTGCTCCCGCTCCAAGAGCTACTTCTCAGCCATCAACCACTAGAGCAAGTAGAACAGTTGATGATGATGACCCGTGGGGCGCCATAGCTGCCCCGGCTCCTTCATCAAAGCCTTTGAATGTGAAAAAAAGTGGAGCACTTGACGATAGTGACCCTTGGGCTGCTATTGCAGCTCCTGTACCGACTACTAAAGTCAGACCTTCAGTTGGGCGAGGCCGAGGAAATAAACCTGCAGTTCCTAAATTGGGTGCCCATAAAATAAACCGAACATCGTCTGGAATGTAA
- the LOC132068413 gene encoding transcription elongation factor TFIIS-like, giving the protein MEKELIELFDTVKRAADAAAVDGGADSSPEESRCLDVLKELKKFPVNYQVLVSSQVGKRLRQLAKHPREKIQALASDVVQNWKNIIVKETLKNKNSYGVNGESVKDECAGSTANGATKSQRAESVKVEKVSRFDNVKVERTTSKSEKVVKSESSFAEKKVERVSVAKSEKSNSTVASAAPPKLGALIYCKDSVRDKVREILAEALCKVAGEVDEDLRDEVNLCDPYRVAVLVETAMFEKWGRSNGAQKFKYRSIMFNIKDQNNQDFRRKVLLGKFPLHRITELTPEEMASEERQKQNEKIKEKALFNSERGLPAQASTDKFKCGRCRKNQCTYYQMQTRSADEPMTTYVTCVNCQNRWKFC; this is encoded by the exons ATGGAGAAGGAGCTGATTGAGCTGTTCGATACGGTAAAACGAGCTGCCGATGCAGCTGCTGTAGACGGCGGTGCAGATTCGTCGCCGGAGGAGAGTAGGTGTCTTGATGTCTTGAAGGAGCTTAAGAAGTTTCCTGTCAATTATCAAGTCCTTGTATCTTCACAG GTGGGAAAACGTCTTCGACAATTGGCAAAACATCCGAGGGAGAAGATCCAGGCGTTGGCATCTGATGTGGTTCAGAACTGGAAGAatataattgtaaaagaaactctgaaaaataagaacagCTATGGAGTGAACGGGGAATCTGTAAAAGATGAATGTGCCGGTTCTACTGCTAATGGAGCCACTAAATCTCAAAGAGCGGAGTCGGTCAAGGTTGAAAAGGTGTCTAGGTTTGATAATGTAAAAGTTGAGAGAACGACTTCAAAATCTGAGAAAGTAGTAAAGTCAGAAAGTTCCTTTGCTGAGAAAAAGGTTGAGCGTGTTAGTGTTGCGAAGAGTGAAAAGAGTAATTCTACTGTGGCAAGTGCTGCTCCGCCGAAGTTGGGCGCTCTAATTTATTGCAAGGATTCTGTGAGGGACAAAGTCCGGGAAATCCTTGCAGAAGCTTTATGCAAAGTCGCAGGTGAAGTTGATGAGGATTTGAGGGATGAGGTTAATTTATGTGATCCATATAGAGTTGCAGTTCTGGTAGAAACTGCAATGTTTGAGAAGTGGGGTAGATCTAATGGTGCCCAGAAGTTCAAGTATAGGTCTATAATGTTTAACATTAAGGATCAAAACAATCAAGATTTCCGGAGAAAAGTCCTTCTTGGGAAGTTTCCTCTTCATCGTATAACTGAACTGACACCAGAAGAAATGGCAAGCGAGGAAAGGCAAAAGCAGAatgagaaaattaaagaaaaagcgTTATTCAATAGCGAACGTGGACTTCCTGCACAGGCTAGTACTGATAAGTTCAAGTGTGGTAGGTGTAGAAAGAATCAATGCACCTACTATCAGATGCAAACGCGGAGTGCAGATGAACCTATGACCACTTACGTGACATGTGTGAACTGCCAAAATCGTTGGAAGTTCTGTTAA